The following are encoded together in the Mycolicibacterium arabiense genome:
- a CDS encoding ATP-binding protein — protein MSALPVFTPNAVDPARLDAFTFGRADLFDDLVSRLRSAARDGSRPHTLLIAAHGGGKTHTLHVVVNRALADEGTRARVLPVLLPESSLAIGSYLDLLTEIAGQIGGDLLDTARALRRTRDPVGIEAAISAAAGERMILLCLENLDRVFDRIGEAGQGSLRAWVETSTAVLVFGTAPALFPGVSSRTHPWYGSFIVETLPELDVDECIELFTSAAEQRGKADVAEFAASNTGRQRLSLVHRLIGGSPRLWHLLVDVADVAAVDEVTPVVNALLDQMAPYYQQRLWELPAGEQRLVVELARGRQARTVGDLADAVGVSNQSAASALGRLSDARWVSSSKAPDGDRRTSWYDVTDPLLRYWVQYREGNPQPLARAIERLRDE, from the coding sequence ATGAGCGCCCTTCCGGTGTTCACGCCGAACGCCGTGGATCCCGCACGACTCGACGCGTTCACCTTCGGCCGGGCCGACCTGTTCGACGACCTGGTGTCGAGGCTGCGGTCGGCCGCCCGCGACGGCTCACGGCCCCACACCCTGCTCATTGCAGCTCACGGCGGCGGCAAGACCCACACGCTGCACGTCGTGGTGAACCGTGCGCTGGCCGACGAGGGCACCCGCGCACGCGTCCTGCCCGTGCTGCTGCCCGAGTCGTCGCTCGCCATCGGCTCGTACCTCGACCTGCTGACCGAGATCGCAGGCCAGATCGGCGGCGACCTGCTCGACACCGCGCGGGCGCTGCGCCGCACCAGGGACCCGGTGGGCATCGAGGCCGCAATCTCCGCCGCGGCGGGCGAGCGGATGATCTTGCTGTGCCTCGAGAATCTCGACCGCGTCTTCGACCGCATCGGCGAGGCCGGTCAGGGCAGCCTGCGCGCGTGGGTCGAAACGTCAACTGCAGTACTGGTATTCGGTACCGCGCCCGCACTGTTCCCAGGGGTCTCGTCGCGCACCCACCCCTGGTACGGATCGTTCATCGTCGAGACACTGCCCGAACTCGACGTCGACGAGTGCATCGAGCTGTTCACCTCCGCCGCCGAGCAGCGAGGCAAGGCAGACGTCGCCGAGTTCGCGGCATCGAACACAGGGCGCCAACGGCTTTCGCTGGTTCACCGGCTGATCGGTGGGTCACCGCGACTGTGGCACCTCCTCGTCGACGTCGCCGACGTCGCCGCGGTGGACGAGGTGACGCCCGTCGTCAACGCGCTGCTGGATCAGATGGCGCCGTACTACCAGCAGCGCCTCTGGGAACTGCCCGCCGGTGAACAGCGGCTCGTCGTCGAACTCGCCCGCGGCAGGCAGGCCCGCACGGTGGGCGACCTGGCCGATGCGGTGGGCGTGTCGAACCAGTCCGCGGCGTCGGCCCTGGGTCGGCTCAGCGACGCGCGGTGGGTGTCGTCGTCGAAGGCGCCCGACGGCGACCGGCGCACCTCCTGGTACGACGTCACCGATCCGCTGCTGCGCTACTGGGTGCAGTACCGCGAGGGCAACCCCCAGCCGCTGGCCCGTGCGATCGAACGGCTACGCGACGAGTGA
- a CDS encoding LLM class F420-dependent oxidoreductase has product MDYGLVLFTSDRGIAPAPAAKLADDHGFTTFYVPEHTHIPIKREAAHPTTGDESLPDDRYMRTLDPWVSLGAASAVTTRVRLSTAVALPVEHDCITLAKSIATLDHLSGGRVSLGVGFGWNTDELADHNVPPGRRRTMLREYLEAMRALWTQEEAEYHGEFVDFGPSWAFPKPVQSHVPVLVGAAGTEKNFKWIAKSADGWITTPRDFDIDAPVKLLQDTWAAAGRDGAPQIVALDFKPDPDKLARWADLGVTEVLFGLPDKSESDVAAYVERLAGKLAALV; this is encoded by the coding sequence ATGGACTACGGGCTCGTTCTCTTCACCAGTGACCGCGGCATCGCGCCGGCACCAGCCGCCAAGCTCGCCGACGACCACGGCTTCACCACCTTCTACGTGCCCGAGCACACGCACATCCCGATCAAGCGCGAGGCGGCGCACCCGACCACCGGCGACGAGTCGCTGCCCGACGACCGTTATATGCGCACCCTGGACCCGTGGGTCTCGCTGGGCGCCGCGTCGGCCGTCACCACCCGGGTGCGTCTGTCGACGGCGGTGGCGCTGCCCGTCGAGCACGACTGCATCACGCTGGCCAAGTCGATCGCGACGCTCGACCACCTGTCCGGCGGCCGGGTGTCGCTCGGCGTCGGGTTCGGCTGGAACACCGACGAACTCGCCGACCACAACGTGCCCCCGGGCCGGCGTCGCACCATGCTGCGCGAGTACCTCGAGGCCATGCGTGCGCTGTGGACCCAGGAGGAGGCGGAGTACCACGGTGAGTTCGTGGACTTCGGCCCGAGCTGGGCGTTCCCCAAGCCGGTGCAGTCCCACGTGCCCGTGCTGGTCGGCGCCGCCGGTACCGAGAAGAACTTCAAGTGGATCGCCAAGTCGGCCGACGGGTGGATCACCACGCCGCGCGACTTCGACATCGATGCCCCGGTGAAGCTGCTGCAGGACACCTGGGCCGCAGCCGGTCGCGACGGCGCACCGCAGATCGTCGCGCTGGACTTCAAGCCCGACCCCGACAAGCTGGCCCGCTGGGCCGACCTCGGCGTCACCGAGGTCCTGTTCGGCCTGCCCGACAAGTCGGAGTCCGACGTCGCCGCCTACGTCGAGCGCCTGGCCGGCAAGCTCGCCGCCCTCGTGTAG
- the sfnG gene encoding dimethylsulfone monooxygenase SfnG, whose protein sequence is MTTERIADHVKFAYWVPNVSGGLVTSDIEQRTDWNYDYNKKLAQTAENNGFEYALSQVRYEASYGAEYQHESTSFSLALLLATERLKVIAAVHPGLWQPGVLAKLGATADQLSGGRFAVNVVSGWFKDEFTHLGEPWLEHDERYRRTAEFLQVLRKIWTEDDVDFRGDFYRIHDFTLKPKPANTPERPNPEIFQGGNSTAARRNGGLYSDWYFSNGKDFDGITEQVVEVRDHARTVDREVKVGLNGFIIARDTEKEARDVLREIIEKANKPAVEGFRGAVQQAGNSTGDKKGMWADSSFSDLVQYNDGFRTQLIGTPEQIAERIVAYRNRGVDLILGGFLHFQEEIEYFGAHVLPLVREIEAAESNSRGEPVLASV, encoded by the coding sequence ATGACGACCGAACGCATCGCCGACCACGTCAAGTTCGCCTACTGGGTGCCCAACGTCAGCGGCGGCCTGGTGACCAGCGACATCGAGCAGCGCACCGACTGGAACTACGACTACAACAAGAAGCTCGCGCAGACCGCGGAGAACAACGGCTTCGAGTACGCCTTGTCGCAGGTCCGCTACGAGGCCAGCTACGGCGCCGAGTACCAGCACGAGTCGACCAGCTTCAGCCTGGCGTTGCTGCTCGCCACCGAACGCCTCAAGGTGATCGCCGCAGTCCACCCGGGCCTGTGGCAGCCGGGCGTGCTGGCCAAGCTCGGCGCCACCGCCGACCAGCTGTCCGGCGGTCGGTTCGCCGTCAACGTCGTCTCCGGCTGGTTCAAGGACGAGTTCACCCACCTGGGCGAGCCCTGGCTGGAACACGACGAGCGCTACCGCCGCACCGCGGAGTTCCTCCAGGTGCTGCGCAAGATCTGGACCGAGGACGACGTGGACTTCCGCGGCGACTTCTACCGCATCCACGACTTCACGCTGAAGCCCAAGCCCGCCAACACGCCCGAGCGGCCCAACCCCGAGATCTTCCAGGGTGGCAACTCGACCGCCGCGCGACGCAACGGCGGGCTCTACTCCGACTGGTACTTCTCCAACGGCAAGGACTTCGACGGGATCACCGAGCAGGTGGTCGAGGTCCGCGACCACGCCCGCACCGTCGACCGCGAGGTCAAGGTGGGGCTCAACGGCTTCATCATCGCGCGCGACACCGAGAAGGAGGCGCGCGACGTCCTGCGCGAGATCATCGAGAAGGCCAACAAGCCGGCCGTCGAGGGCTTCCGCGGCGCCGTGCAGCAGGCAGGCAACTCCACCGGCGACAAGAAGGGGATGTGGGCCGACTCCTCGTTCTCCGATCTCGTCCAGTACAACGACGGCTTCCGGACCCAGCTGATCGGCACCCCGGAACAGATCGCCGAACGCATCGTCGCCTATCGCAACCGCGGCGTCGACCTCATCCTCGGCGGCTTCCTCCACTTCCAGGAGGAGATCGAGTACTTCGGCGCGCACGTCCTGCCGCTGGTGCGCGAGATCGAGGCGGCGGAATCGAATTCGCGCGGCGAGCCGGTGCTCGCGTCCGTCTGA
- a CDS encoding cell division protein PerM, producing the protein MDNRPVGTRQARDLLRVAFGPSVVALVIIAAVVLLQLLIANSDMTGAFGAIASMWLGVHQVPVSIGGRVLGVMPLLPLLLMVWGTARSTANALSPSTSWFVARWVVASALGGPLLIAALSLAVIHDASSVLTELQTPSALRAFGGVLAVHLAGAVIGVGMRMHRRIAALPWVPDWLPEAGRAAAAGVLALCGLSGVVAVASMVVHWGTMHDLYGITDSLFGQLSLTLLSALYVPNVIVGTAAVAVGSSAHVGLATFSSFTVLGGDIPPVPVLAALPTPPLGPIWVALLIVGAASAVALGQQCARRPLPLSAAAAKLATAAVLSALVMALLAYAGGGRLGNFGDVGVDQATFAPAILLWFVGVGGLTVVMAGGISQVRKPRPVAARKVGPDPVADDDGFVGDSESPTVVMGSPGPAADPDPARDEVDLDPDPVPEDEAPDEPYYEPEPVPRVREPRPHDLDDDPEAHFVTDDDDWPGATSGEGRRPAD; encoded by the coding sequence GTGGACAACCGGCCCGTCGGCACCCGCCAGGCCCGCGACCTGCTGAGGGTCGCGTTCGGTCCGTCGGTGGTCGCCCTGGTGATCATCGCCGCGGTCGTGTTGCTCCAGTTGCTGATCGCCAACAGCGACATGACCGGCGCGTTCGGCGCCATCGCGAGCATGTGGCTCGGCGTGCATCAGGTACCCGTATCGATCGGTGGCCGGGTGCTTGGCGTCATGCCGCTGCTGCCGCTGCTCCTGATGGTGTGGGGCACGGCCAGGTCGACGGCCAACGCGTTGTCGCCGAGCACGTCGTGGTTCGTGGCCCGGTGGGTGGTCGCGTCGGCGCTGGGCGGTCCGTTGCTGATCGCGGCGCTCTCCCTCGCCGTGATCCACGACGCCTCCTCGGTGCTGACCGAGCTGCAGACACCCAGCGCGCTGCGGGCGTTCGGCGGCGTCCTGGCGGTGCACCTCGCCGGCGCCGTGATCGGTGTCGGCATGCGCATGCACCGCCGCATCGCGGCTCTGCCGTGGGTTCCGGACTGGCTGCCCGAGGCGGGCCGTGCCGCAGCGGCGGGCGTGCTCGCGCTGTGCGGGCTCTCGGGCGTCGTCGCGGTGGCGTCGATGGTCGTCCACTGGGGCACCATGCACGACCTCTACGGCATCACCGACTCGCTGTTCGGGCAGTTGAGCCTGACGCTGCTGTCGGCGCTCTACGTCCCGAACGTCATCGTCGGTACCGCCGCGGTCGCCGTCGGCTCCAGTGCCCACGTCGGGCTCGCGACGTTCAGTTCCTTCACCGTGCTGGGCGGCGACATCCCGCCCGTGCCGGTCCTTGCCGCGCTCCCGACGCCTCCGCTCGGACCGATCTGGGTGGCCTTGCTGATCGTGGGCGCTGCGTCGGCGGTGGCGCTGGGCCAGCAATGCGCCCGCCGGCCTCTGCCGCTGTCTGCGGCGGCGGCCAAGTTGGCCACCGCAGCGGTGCTGTCGGCACTCGTCATGGCCCTGCTCGCCTACGCCGGGGGTGGACGGCTCGGCAACTTCGGCGACGTCGGCGTCGACCAGGCGACGTTCGCGCCCGCCATCCTGCTGTGGTTCGTCGGCGTCGGCGGGCTGACGGTCGTCATGGCCGGAGGCATCAGCCAGGTGCGTAAACCGCGCCCCGTCGCAGCCCGCAAGGTCGGCCCCGACCCCGTCGCCGACGACGACGGCTTCGTCGGCGACTCCGAGTCGCCCACCGTGGTGATGGGCTCGCCCGGACCGGCCGCCGACCCCGACCCGGCACGCGACGAGGTGGACCTCGACCCGGACCCCGTGCCCGAGGACGAGGCGCCCGACGAGCCGTACTACGAGCCCGAGCCGGTGCCGCGGGTGCGTGAGCCGCGACCCCACGACCTCGACGACGATCCCGAGGCGCACTTCGTCACCGACGACGACGATTGGCCCGGGGCCACCAGCGGCGAGGGCCGTCGACCGGCCGATTAG
- a CDS encoding ATP-binding protein codes for MSLVVGGIVPPEDVVGRVREAGEVLASLPAAGAVLVGDRRHGKTSLSRLVQRHAADRGAVVVAVSAERASYADFVAALTSELARLDPGWAQELARIRVSVTAGPVPVERDVRAAAAFDELLNRAIRRTDGRLLALFIDEVSILARNLEREQVGSGDAFLHLLRRLRQENQGSLATVLSGSIGFHHVSGDAPSTVNDITKIAVGPIRFDHATYLAECLLMGSGTPTTDRHAVAAAIASAAENVPYYIQHLVAAARKSTQTTGTAAVPELIGRLVDDAVDDPYDPWDLRHYRDRLTHYYGDDAPAIAKLLDVYAHADGPLTVDTVLARLRSEGSTIADRDALVGFIERLVLDHYLIRTADADRFSSALIQRAWKSMRR; via the coding sequence ATGTCGCTCGTCGTCGGCGGGATCGTGCCGCCCGAAGACGTCGTCGGGCGGGTGCGCGAGGCCGGCGAGGTTCTCGCGTCGCTCCCGGCTGCCGGTGCGGTGCTGGTGGGCGATCGCAGACACGGCAAGACCTCGCTGTCGCGCCTGGTGCAGCGCCATGCCGCCGACCGTGGCGCGGTCGTGGTCGCCGTCAGCGCCGAACGGGCGAGCTACGCGGACTTCGTCGCCGCCCTGACCAGTGAGCTGGCCCGGCTCGACCCGGGGTGGGCACAGGAACTCGCCAGGATCCGCGTCTCGGTCACCGCGGGCCCCGTCCCCGTCGAGCGCGACGTGCGGGCTGCCGCCGCCTTCGACGAACTGCTGAACCGCGCCATCCGGCGGACCGACGGCCGGCTGCTCGCCCTGTTCATCGACGAGGTCAGCATCCTGGCCCGCAACCTGGAACGCGAACAAGTGGGCAGCGGCGACGCGTTCCTGCATCTGCTGCGGCGCCTGCGGCAGGAGAACCAGGGCAGCCTCGCGACCGTGCTGTCCGGCTCGATCGGGTTCCACCACGTGTCCGGCGACGCTCCCAGCACCGTCAACGACATCACGAAGATCGCCGTCGGACCCATCCGCTTCGATCACGCGACGTATCTCGCCGAATGCCTGCTCATGGGCAGCGGCACGCCGACCACCGACCGCCACGCCGTCGCCGCGGCCATCGCCTCGGCCGCGGAGAACGTGCCCTACTACATCCAGCACCTGGTGGCCGCAGCCCGCAAGTCCACTCAGACGACGGGCACCGCAGCGGTGCCCGAACTCATCGGTCGGCTGGTCGACGACGCCGTCGACGACCCGTACGACCCGTGGGATCTGCGGCATTACCGGGACCGGTTGACGCACTACTACGGCGACGATGCCCCGGCGATAGCCAAGCTCCTCGACGTCTACGCGCACGCCGACGGGCCGCTGACCGTCGACACCGTGCTGGCCCGACTTCGCAGCGAGGGCAGCACCATCGCCGACCGCGACGCGCTGGTCGGGTTCATCGAACGGCTGGTCCTCGACCACTACCTGATCCGTACCGCCGACGCCGACCGGTTCTCGTCGGCGTTGATCCAGCGGGCGTGGAAGTCGATGCGGCGATGA
- the purH gene encoding bifunctional phosphoribosylaminoimidazolecarboxamide formyltransferase/IMP cyclohydrolase has protein sequence MSDASEGRRPVRRALISVYDKTGLAELARGLHDAGVTIVSTGSTAKTIAASGVPVTPVEDVTGFPEVLDGRVKTLHPRVHAGLLADTRKPEHVAALDDLGVEAFELVVVNLYPFTETVASGAGVDECVEQIDIGGPSMVRAAAKNHPSVAVVVEPIGYDGVLAAVRSGGFTLAERKRLASLAFRHTAEYDVAVATWMADTLTPEEPEQPLPQWYAGTWRRSAVLRYGENPHQQAALYVDDAAWPGLAQAEQLHGKEMSYNNFTDADAAWRAAFDHEDICVAIIKHANPCGIAVSSVSVADAHRKAHECDPLSAFGGVIASNTAVSVEMAETVADIFTEVIIAPAYEPGAVEILARKKNIRVLVAAEPQPGGTEFRQVSGGLLVQQRDALDAPGDDPVTWTLATGEPADPQTLAELKFAWRSCRAVKSNAIVVVKDGATVGVGMGQVNRVDAARLAVERGGDRVAGAVAASDAFFPFPDGLETLTAAGVKAIVHPGGSMRDDVVTEAAAKAGITLYLTGARHFAH, from the coding sequence ATGAGCGACGCGAGCGAGGGCCGGCGTCCGGTCAGACGAGCATTGATCAGCGTCTACGACAAGACGGGTCTGGCCGAACTCGCCCGTGGCCTGCATGACGCAGGCGTCACGATCGTCTCGACCGGCTCGACGGCCAAAACGATTGCCGCGAGCGGTGTTCCGGTCACGCCCGTCGAGGACGTCACCGGCTTCCCCGAGGTGCTCGACGGCCGGGTGAAGACGCTGCACCCGCGCGTGCACGCCGGCCTGCTGGCCGACACCCGCAAGCCCGAGCACGTCGCGGCGCTCGACGACCTCGGCGTCGAGGCCTTCGAACTCGTCGTCGTGAACCTGTACCCGTTCACCGAGACCGTGGCGTCGGGTGCGGGTGTCGACGAATGCGTCGAGCAGATCGACATTGGCGGACCGTCGATGGTCCGCGCCGCCGCCAAGAACCACCCGAGCGTGGCGGTGGTCGTCGAGCCGATCGGCTACGACGGCGTGCTCGCCGCGGTGCGGTCGGGCGGGTTCACCCTCGCCGAGCGGAAGCGGTTGGCGTCGTTGGCCTTCCGGCACACCGCCGAGTACGACGTGGCCGTCGCCACGTGGATGGCCGACACCCTGACACCGGAGGAGCCCGAGCAGCCGCTGCCGCAGTGGTACGCGGGGACCTGGCGTCGCAGCGCGGTGCTGCGCTACGGCGAGAACCCGCACCAGCAGGCCGCGCTGTACGTCGACGACGCGGCCTGGCCCGGCCTGGCGCAAGCCGAACAGCTGCACGGCAAGGAGATGTCGTACAACAACTTCACCGACGCCGACGCGGCGTGGCGGGCGGCGTTCGATCACGAGGACATCTGCGTGGCGATCATCAAGCACGCCAACCCCTGCGGCATCGCGGTGTCGTCGGTGTCGGTCGCCGATGCGCACCGCAAGGCACACGAATGCGATCCGCTCAGCGCCTTCGGCGGGGTGATTGCATCGAACACGGCGGTCAGCGTGGAGATGGCGGAGACCGTCGCCGACATCTTCACCGAGGTGATCATCGCCCCCGCCTACGAGCCCGGCGCCGTCGAGATCCTGGCCCGTAAGAAGAACATCCGCGTGCTGGTCGCTGCCGAGCCGCAGCCGGGCGGCACCGAGTTCCGTCAGGTGAGCGGCGGTCTGCTGGTGCAGCAGCGCGACGCGCTCGACGCCCCCGGCGACGACCCGGTGACCTGGACGCTGGCCACCGGCGAGCCCGCCGATCCGCAGACCCTGGCCGAGCTGAAATTCGCCTGGCGTTCCTGCCGGGCGGTGAAGTCGAACGCCATCGTCGTGGTCAAGGACGGTGCGACCGTCGGCGTTGGCATGGGACAGGTCAACCGCGTCGACGCGGCCCGGCTGGCCGTCGAGCGGGGCGGTGACCGGGTAGCGGGCGCCGTCGCCGCGTCCGATGCGTTCTTCCCCTTCCCCGACGGTCTCGAGACGTTGACCGCGGCCGGGGTGAAGGCCATCGTGCACCCTGGCGGTTCGATGCGCGACGACGTCGTCACCGAGGCCGCGGCGAAGGCGGGCATCACGCTCTACCTGACCGGCGCGCGGCACTTCGCGCACTGA
- a CDS encoding DUF5336 domain-containing protein, translated as MSYPPGNPGYPPPAPTTQFAAPTQQFAKPSEQTPTGASKLPLYLSLAVALLGLGVYLLNFGPLFTISNSDFPQLGSASGSTTGLGLAVIASVVAALIAGAGVLAKQKPRRAWVAIVATLAFLLVLAEVINAPAEVSIGWALYAIIAFTFLQAGAAIANLLLDSGVITAPEPRQKYDQQQQYGGYSPQQQQYYGQPQGGQSHGQPQQLGSHQGQQRQGYPQQGYGYGGPSTGGFSGQASQGAQGGQQSGPPTPPTGFPAYGQPQPPGSSADTGPQAQAQPQSVQQPQSTQQSTSPQGGPPPS; from the coding sequence ATGAGCTACCCGCCCGGTAACCCCGGATACCCGCCACCGGCGCCGACGACCCAGTTCGCCGCGCCCACACAGCAGTTCGCGAAGCCGTCGGAGCAGACGCCGACCGGTGCGAGCAAGCTGCCGCTGTACCTGAGCCTTGCCGTCGCCCTGCTGGGCCTCGGCGTCTATCTGCTGAACTTCGGTCCGCTGTTCACGATCAGCAACTCCGACTTCCCGCAGCTGGGCAGCGCCAGCGGCAGCACCACCGGCCTCGGCCTGGCCGTCATCGCCTCCGTCGTCGCCGCGTTGATCGCAGGCGCGGGAGTACTCGCCAAGCAGAAGCCGCGCCGCGCCTGGGTGGCCATCGTCGCGACGCTGGCCTTCCTGCTCGTGCTGGCCGAGGTCATCAACGCACCCGCTGAGGTCAGCATCGGCTGGGCGCTCTACGCGATCATCGCCTTCACGTTCCTGCAGGCGGGTGCGGCCATCGCCAACCTCCTGCTGGACTCCGGCGTCATCACCGCACCGGAGCCGCGGCAGAAGTACGACCAGCAGCAGCAGTACGGCGGCTACTCACCTCAGCAGCAGCAGTACTACGGCCAGCCGCAAGGCGGCCAGTCGCATGGGCAGCCCCAGCAGCTCGGGTCGCACCAGGGCCAGCAGCGCCAGGGTTACCCGCAGCAGGGTTACGGCTACGGCGGCCCGTCGACCGGCGGCTTCAGTGGTCAGGCCTCGCAGGGCGCACAGGGCGGGCAGCAGTCCGGTCCTCCGACGCCTCCCACCGGTTTCCCCGCCTACGGCCAGCCGCAGCCTCCCGGCAGCTCCGCCGACACCGGCCCCCAGGCCCAGGCGCAGCCGCAGTCGGTACAGCAGCCGCAGTCGACACAGCAGTCCACCTCCCCGCAGGGCGGTCCTCCGCCGTCGTAG
- a CDS encoding acetyl-CoA acetyltransferase — protein sequence MQVDPRTPVLVGVGQFTERLDDPDYQGISAVELATRATQAALADTGAPAADVAAAIEVFVGLRQFEICTPFADPPLGASDNYLRSVARRIGADPARAVLEPIGGNGPQKVMTEFAGAIAAGDIEVALIVGSEPGSTAKYFSNRDDKPDFTEHVGGQLEDRGYGFEQYMSEYTAGHGLTGAPVQYGLLDNARRARLGLGVAEYRREMAELFAPFSKVAAKNPFSSSPVERSVDEIVTVTDENRMICDPYPRLLVARDTVNQGAAALVMSVAAATRLGVPEEKWVYLRGHADQTEQDLLDRSDVSISISAKHAVAEALRVAGIGIDDVATFDLYSCFPFPVFAVCDEFGLTPDDPRGLTLTGGLPYFGGPGNSYSLHGIAETVAAMRDKPGAYGLVGANGGVMSKYSVGVYSTEPADWAPDRSRELQARIAAQPKVAVTRNAVGRGTIETYSVRYDWPETTGVIIGRLDADQSRFMALTTDADLMALMTEGDPLGAAIAVTNDGKTNTATLA from the coding sequence ATGCAGGTCGACCCGCGTACCCCCGTGCTCGTCGGCGTCGGGCAGTTCACCGAACGCCTCGACGACCCGGACTATCAGGGCATCTCGGCCGTCGAACTGGCGACCAGGGCCACCCAGGCCGCGCTCGCCGACACCGGAGCGCCGGCCGCCGACGTGGCCGCAGCCATCGAGGTGTTCGTCGGGCTGCGGCAGTTCGAGATCTGCACGCCCTTCGCCGACCCGCCGCTGGGCGCGTCGGACAACTACCTGCGCTCGGTGGCTCGGCGCATCGGCGCCGACCCCGCACGCGCCGTGCTCGAACCCATCGGCGGCAACGGTCCGCAGAAGGTGATGACGGAGTTCGCCGGGGCCATCGCCGCCGGCGACATCGAGGTGGCGCTGATCGTCGGGTCCGAACCGGGATCGACGGCGAAGTACTTCTCGAACCGCGACGACAAGCCCGACTTCACCGAACACGTCGGCGGCCAACTCGAGGACCGCGGCTACGGCTTCGAGCAGTACATGAGCGAGTACACCGCGGGCCACGGGCTGACGGGTGCGCCCGTGCAGTACGGCCTCCTCGACAACGCGCGGCGTGCCCGCCTCGGTCTCGGCGTCGCCGAGTACCGGCGCGAGATGGCCGAACTGTTCGCGCCATTCTCGAAAGTGGCTGCGAAGAACCCGTTCTCGTCGTCCCCGGTCGAGCGTTCGGTCGACGAGATCGTCACGGTCACCGACGAGAACCGGATGATCTGCGACCCGTATCCCCGCCTGCTGGTGGCGCGCGACACCGTCAACCAGGGCGCCGCGGCGCTGGTCATGTCGGTGGCCGCCGCGACCCGGCTCGGCGTGCCGGAGGAGAAGTGGGTGTACCTGCGCGGGCACGCCGACCAGACCGAGCAGGACCTGCTGGACCGCAGCGACGTCAGCATTAGCATCTCCGCGAAACACGCCGTCGCCGAAGCGCTTCGGGTCGCGGGCATAGGCATCGACGACGTCGCGACCTTCGACCTCTACAGCTGCTTCCCGTTCCCGGTGTTCGCGGTGTGCGACGAGTTCGGGCTGACGCCCGACGATCCGCGCGGCCTCACGTTGACCGGCGGGCTGCCCTACTTCGGCGGGCCCGGCAACAGCTACTCACTGCACGGCATCGCCGAGACCGTCGCCGCGATGCGCGACAAGCCGGGGGCGTACGGCCTCGTCGGCGCCAACGGCGGTGTCATGAGCAAGTATTCGGTCGGCGTGTACTCGACGGAGCCCGCCGATTGGGCGCCGGACCGCAGCAGGGAGTTGCAGGCTCGGATCGCCGCGCAGCCCAAGGTCGCGGTCACCCGCAACGCCGTGGGTCGGGGCACCATCGAGACGTACTCGGTGCGCTACGACTGGCCGGAGACCACCGGCGTGATCATCGGCAGGCTCGACGCCGACCAGAGCCGGTTCATGGCGCTCACCACCGACGCCGACCTGATGGCCTTGATGACCGAGGGCGATCCGCTGGGCGCGGCCATCGCGGTCACCAACGACGGCAAGACGAACACCGCGACGCTGGCCTGA
- the purN gene encoding phosphoribosylglycinamide formyltransferase produces MQPPLRVPPSAPARLVVLASGTGSLLESLLEAATGDYPARVIAVGTDRECRALEVASSAGIPGYTTRLGDHPDRAAWDAAITAATAEHEPDLVVSAGFMKILGPQFLSRFMGRVVNTHPALLPAFPGAHAVPDALAYGVRVTGCSVHLVDAGMDTGPILAQEAVAVLDDDDEATLHERIKVVERRLLVDVLAAMATRGVTWTGRKAAMG; encoded by the coding sequence GTGCAGCCCCCGCTCCGTGTGCCCCCGAGTGCACCCGCTCGGCTGGTGGTACTGGCGTCGGGCACCGGATCTCTGCTCGAATCGCTCCTGGAGGCGGCCACCGGGGACTACCCCGCGCGAGTGATCGCCGTCGGCACCGACCGCGAGTGCCGGGCGCTCGAAGTTGCGTCGTCCGCGGGCATCCCCGGTTACACGACCCGCCTCGGCGACCACCCCGACCGCGCCGCGTGGGACGCCGCCATCACCGCGGCCACCGCCGAGCACGAGCCGGATCTGGTGGTCAGTGCCGGCTTCATGAAGATCCTTGGCCCACAATTCCTCTCGCGGTTCATGGGCCGTGTCGTGAACACCCACCCCGCGTTGCTGCCCGCCTTCCCCGGCGCGCACGCGGTGCCCGACGCGCTGGCCTACGGTGTGAGGGTCACCGGCTGCAGCGTGCACCTGGTGGACGCAGGCATGGACACCGGCCCGATCCTCGCCCAGGAGGCGGTTGCGGTGCTCGACGACGACGACGAGGCGACTCTGCACGAGCGCATCAAGGTGGTCGAAAGACGGTTGTTGGTTGACGTACTCGCGGCGATGGCGACGCGCGGTGTGACTTGGACGGGACGAAAGGCGGCCATGGGATGA